One window of Triticum dicoccoides isolate Atlit2015 ecotype Zavitan chromosome 5A, WEW_v2.0, whole genome shotgun sequence genomic DNA carries:
- the LOC119301758 gene encoding transcription factor bHLH30-like, whose protein sequence is MWEGGVHGSHQDAARLLPPWLGGGPAAFADPVGAAVGAGFGGYACDVVGQAGGVFGFGFEAAVVAAQQQHQQQRAAEAAAAAAGGSKAVVSGLLGSLQAELGRMNAGEIMDAKALAASRSHSEAERRRRQRINGHLARLRSLLPNTTKTDKASLLAEVLEHVKELKRQTSAMTMMAAAVGGGEDDDAAPVQMLPTEADELGVDAAEDGDGRLVVRASLCCEDRPDLIPDIIRALAALRLRAHRAEITTLGGRVRSVLLITAEEGEEGADEGGDGIDEECAASHRRHECIASVQEALRGVMDRRAACSNDTSSSGGGGGSIKRQRMNYGAHEQCSV, encoded by the exons ATGTGGGAAGGGGGCGTGCACGGGAGCCACCAGGACGCCGCCCGCCTGCTGCCCCCCTGGCTCGGAGGCGGCCCGGCCGCGTTCGCCGACCCCGTCGGCGCCGCGGTTGGGGCCGGGTTCGGCGGCTACGCGTGCGACGTTGTGGGGCAAGCAGGCGGGGTGTTCGGGTTCGGGTTCGAGGCGGCCGTCGTCGCGGCGCAGCAGCAGCATCAGCAGCAGCGCGCGGCggaggctgcggcggcggcggccgggggcaGCAAGGCCGTCGTGTCCGGGCTGCTCGGGAGCCTGCAGGCGGAGCTGGGCCGGATGAACGCCGGGGAGATCATGGACGCCAAGGCGCTGGCCGCCTCGCGGAGCCACAGCgaggccgagcgccgccgccggcagCGGATCAACGGGCACCTCGCCAGGCTCCGCAGCCTCCTCCCCAACACCACCAAG ACGGACAAGGCGTCGCTGCTTGCCGAGGTGCTGGAGCATGTGAAGGAGCTGAAGCGGCAGACGTCGGCGATGACGATGATGGCGGCTGCCGTCGGGGGCGGCGAGGATGACGACGCGGCGCCGGTGCAGATGCTGCCGACGGAGGCCGACGAGCTGGGCGTCGACGCGGCGGAGGACGGGGATGGGCGGCTCGTGGTGCGGGCGTCGCTGTGCTGCGAGGACCGCCCGGACCTCATCCCCGACATCATCCGGGCGCTCGCGGCACTCCGGCTACGCGCGCACCGGGCGGAGATCACCACGCTGGGCGGGCGCGTCCGGAGCGTGCTCCTCATCACggcggaggagggtgaggagggcgCTGACGAGGGCGGTGACGGTATCGACGAGGAGTGCGCCGCATCTCACCGGAGGCACGAGTGCATCGCGTCGGTCCAGGAGGCGCTGCGCGGCGTCATGGACCGCAGGGCGGCGTGCAGCAACGACACGTCGtcgtccggcggtggcggcgggagcATCAAGAGGCAGCGCATGAACTACGGGGCGCATGAGCAGTGCTCGGTTTAG